Proteins encoded in a region of the Marinococcus sp. PL1-022 genome:
- a CDS encoding DUF6773 family protein, with amino-acid sequence MKWFQSNPKDERVEQAKNQIYRELYIVVAVLCFLSIIIKQFVNVAVYSSITAEIAILLITSLYYMVRGWQLDIFSAEREMHDRRSRIPMTAKNFIYAGIGGVAISLYFGMRSAVLYAEGTGQTIYYFFLVAAGCLMIYIPLLIGLAFLVEVFTKSRHAE; translated from the coding sequence ATGAAGTGGTTCCAATCAAATCCGAAGGACGAGCGGGTAGAGCAGGCGAAAAATCAAATCTACCGGGAACTGTATATAGTAGTGGCGGTGCTGTGTTTTCTTTCAATTATCATTAAACAGTTTGTAAATGTAGCGGTCTACAGCAGTATAACAGCCGAAATAGCGATATTGCTCATCACATCGCTTTATTATATGGTCCGTGGCTGGCAGCTCGATATTTTCAGCGCAGAGCGGGAAATGCACGACCGCAGGAGCCGCATCCCAATGACGGCGAAAAATTTTATCTATGCCGGGATCGGCGGCGTGGCAATTTCTCTTTATTTCGGCATGAGGAGCGCCGTTTTATACGCAGAAGGAACAGGGCAGACTATCTACTACTTCTTCCTTGTGGCTGCTGGCTGCTTAATGATTTACATTCCACTGTTGATTGGTCTGGCTTTTTTGGTGGAAGTATTTACAAAATCAAGACATGCTGAATAA
- a CDS encoding DUF899 domain-containing protein, producing the protein MEEGKLSNPNYPSVVSREAWKAARKELLQKEKELTRARDRLNTERRNLPMVEIEKNYRFEGENGWYRLLDLFEGRRQLIVQHFMFDPAWEDGCPSCTAGVDERSNGLYEHLHARDTTLATISRAPIEKLIRYKHKKGWEFPWYSSYSSEFNYDFHATLDEAVAPIEYNYRTKEELKETGFDVEQGQPIEMPGHSFFLRDGDRIFHTYSMYARGAEMLGGSYYFLDLTALGRQEPWEEPKGRAEQVKSSDPNFLD; encoded by the coding sequence ATGGAGGAAGGAAAGCTCAGTAACCCCAACTATCCTTCTGTTGTGTCCCGGGAAGCATGGAAAGCCGCACGTAAGGAGCTGTTACAAAAGGAAAAGGAACTGACGAGAGCAAGAGACCGGTTAAACACTGAACGAAGGAATCTGCCGATGGTGGAAATAGAAAAAAATTACCGGTTTGAAGGGGAGAACGGATGGTACCGGCTGCTTGATTTATTTGAAGGGCGCCGCCAGCTGATTGTGCAGCACTTTATGTTTGATCCGGCCTGGGAAGACGGGTGTCCGAGCTGCACAGCCGGGGTTGATGAACGATCAAACGGATTGTATGAGCATCTGCATGCCCGGGATACGACCCTCGCGACCATTTCGCGTGCGCCGATCGAAAAACTTATTCGGTATAAGCATAAAAAAGGGTGGGAGTTTCCGTGGTATTCTTCCTACAGCAGCGAGTTCAATTATGATTTTCATGCTACACTCGATGAAGCCGTCGCCCCAATTGAATACAATTACCGAACCAAAGAAGAACTGAAAGAGACGGGTTTTGACGTTGAGCAAGGACAGCCGATAGAAATGCCCGGTCACAGCTTCTTTTTAAGGGACGGCGACAGAATCTTTCATACGTATTCTATGTACGCAAGAGGCGCAGAAATGCTTGGAGGCTCCTACTATTTTTTAGATTTAACCGCTCTCGGCAGGCAGGAGCCCTGGGAAGAGCCGAAGGGACGGGCAGAACAGGTAAAAAGCTCAGATCCTAACTTTTTGGATTAG
- a CDS encoding sugar kinase, producing the protein MAHILTMGEMMMRLTPPSHQRLVQTNDFHVYFGGAEANVAMNMAQFGHDASLLTALPANAMGEAAKRRLRTAGVHTNTIVNQGRRLGLYYVEEGYSVKPAEVIYDRADASVWELVDTALDWEQLLAGVDVFHVSGITPALGPAMHNLTMTALKEAASRGVQVSFDCNYRAKLWSPAEAKASFEAILSYVDVCFIGHKDFVYLLGMEGDEAFSPEQLERLYDQAARKYQISTMASTHRTAASASTNSLTGYYYDGSRLHASSTVSFDLLERVGGGDSFASGILHGVLQENWEPQQIVDFATGSSVLKHMVYGDSNQFDEAYVLQFVENQDNDVKR; encoded by the coding sequence ATGGCGCACATCCTGACGATGGGCGAAATGATGATGCGGCTCACCCCGCCGTCCCATCAGCGGCTGGTCCAGACCAACGACTTTCACGTTTATTTTGGCGGGGCGGAGGCCAACGTAGCCATGAATATGGCCCAGTTCGGGCACGACGCCTCGTTGTTAACGGCGCTGCCGGCGAATGCGATGGGGGAAGCCGCCAAGCGCCGGCTCCGGACGGCTGGCGTCCATACGAATACGATCGTGAACCAGGGCCGGCGGCTCGGCCTGTATTATGTGGAGGAAGGGTATTCCGTTAAGCCGGCGGAGGTCATCTACGACCGGGCGGATGCCTCGGTATGGGAGCTTGTGGACACCGCTCTCGACTGGGAGCAGCTGCTTGCCGGCGTGGACGTGTTTCACGTAAGCGGCATTACGCCCGCGCTCGGCCCGGCCATGCATAATCTGACGATGACAGCCCTGAAGGAGGCGGCCAGCCGCGGGGTGCAGGTGAGCTTTGACTGCAACTACCGGGCGAAGCTGTGGTCGCCGGCGGAGGCAAAAGCGTCCTTCGAAGCCATTCTTTCCTACGTGGATGTCTGTTTCATCGGCCACAAGGATTTTGTCTACCTGCTCGGCATGGAGGGTGACGAAGCGTTTTCCCCGGAGCAGCTGGAACGGTTGTATGACCAGGCGGCCCGGAAGTACCAGATCTCTACGATGGCAAGCACGCACCGGACAGCGGCCTCGGCCAGCACGAACAGTCTGACCGGCTACTACTATGACGGCAGCCGGCTCCATGCAAGCAGCACCGTTTCGTTTGATCTGCTGGAGCGGGTCGGAGGCGGCGACAGCTTTGCCTCCGGCATCCTGCATGGGGTCCTGCAGGAAAACTGGGAGCCGCAGCAGATCGTCGACTTTGCGACCGGGTCGAGCGTCCTGAAGCACATGGTTTACGGCGACAGCAACCAGTTTGACGAAGCGTATGTGCTTCAGTTTGTTGAAAATCAGGACAACGATGTGAAACGATAA
- a CDS encoding DUF4397 domain-containing protein, whose product MKKLAGSMLTGALVFSFAGGGTALADSHDTEGGASEDSGMVRIVHASPDAPEVDVYVDGEAVVEGAAFKDATDYMEVPEGEREVEIFAAGEEGEGEPVLSGTLDVEEGEAYTAAAINTLDDIELSVLEDNQEAAEGMANIRVAHFSPDAPNVDVAVTDGDILFEDAPFTGVTDYMEVEAGSYDLEVRPTGTEDVVLDLAGTELEEGMNYSVLAVGFAEGDPELDAIILAAPSSESMPSEMPQTGAAGTDNTMMYVLAGLLAAGLGAGYYARRRAGASS is encoded by the coding sequence ATGAAGAAGCTTGCTGGATCCATGTTAACTGGTGCGCTGGTGTTTAGTTTCGCTGGGGGAGGCACAGCATTGGCCGACAGTCACGATACGGAGGGCGGTGCATCGGAAGACAGCGGGATGGTAAGGATTGTACACGCCTCTCCTGATGCACCCGAGGTTGATGTGTACGTTGATGGAGAGGCTGTAGTCGAAGGGGCGGCCTTCAAGGATGCAACTGATTATATGGAAGTACCGGAAGGGGAACGTGAGGTAGAAATATTTGCCGCAGGTGAAGAAGGCGAAGGAGAGCCTGTGCTTTCAGGAACACTTGATGTGGAAGAGGGCGAAGCGTATACAGCTGCAGCCATAAACACGCTCGACGACATTGAGCTGAGCGTGCTAGAGGACAATCAGGAAGCAGCAGAAGGAATGGCGAATATCAGAGTAGCCCACTTCTCTCCTGACGCTCCAAATGTTGATGTCGCGGTAACAGACGGAGATATTTTGTTTGAAGATGCTCCGTTCACCGGAGTAACGGACTATATGGAAGTGGAAGCCGGATCCTATGACCTGGAAGTGCGGCCGACTGGCACCGAGGACGTAGTACTTGATCTGGCCGGTACGGAGCTTGAGGAAGGCATGAATTATTCTGTACTTGCTGTAGGCTTTGCAGAAGGAGATCCTGAGCTTGATGCTATTATACTGGCAGCCCCTTCCAGTGAAAGTATGCCATCTGAAATGCCGCAGACTGGTGCAGCCGGAACAGATAATACGATGATGTACGTATTGGCTGGCCTGTTGGCAGCTGGTCTTGGGGCAGGATACTATGCACGCCGTCGCGCGGGCGCTTCTTCATAG
- the uxuA gene encoding mannonate dehydratase has product MEMSFRWYGTEDPVKLEQIKQIPAMKGIVSAIYDLPPGETWPQETIRGMKTEIEQRGLVWNVVESVPVHEDIKMGKSTRDSWIEKYQETIRNLSREGIKTICYNFMPVFDWTRSKLDAPLPDGSHSLMYDEELIQQIDPLDGSLTLPGWDLSYQKDDLRVIMDEYKEISKEDLMENLIYFLERIIPVAEEEDVLMAIHPDDPPWDIFGLPRIITNEANVTAMLKRVNSRHNGITFCTGSYGADRSNDLIGMIEHMKDRIHFVHARNVRWTSEKSFQETSHSVHDGSLDMVGIMQKLIEVGYEGPIRPDHGRMIWGEEGRPGYGLYDRALGAVYLNGIIDAVQERR; this is encoded by the coding sequence ATGGAGATGAGCTTTCGCTGGTACGGGACCGAAGACCCCGTCAAGCTTGAACAAATTAAACAGATTCCCGCGATGAAGGGAATCGTATCTGCTATCTATGACCTGCCGCCGGGCGAAACATGGCCGCAGGAGACCATCAGGGGCATGAAAACCGAAATTGAGCAGCGCGGGCTCGTGTGGAACGTAGTGGAAAGCGTACCGGTGCACGAGGATATTAAAATGGGCAAGAGCACAAGAGACAGCTGGATTGAGAAGTATCAGGAAACGATCCGAAACCTCTCCCGGGAAGGCATTAAGACCATCTGCTACAACTTCATGCCGGTATTTGACTGGACCCGCTCCAAGCTTGACGCGCCGCTTCCGGACGGATCGCATTCACTTATGTATGATGAGGAGCTGATTCAGCAGATTGATCCGCTCGACGGAAGCTTGACGCTTCCCGGATGGGATCTGTCCTACCAGAAGGACGACCTGCGGGTCATCATGGATGAATATAAAGAAATATCGAAAGAGGACCTGATGGAGAACCTGATTTACTTTCTGGAGCGGATTATTCCAGTCGCAGAGGAAGAGGATGTGCTGATGGCGATCCATCCCGACGATCCGCCCTGGGACATTTTCGGCCTGCCGCGTATTATCACAAATGAAGCCAACGTTACGGCCATGCTGAAGCGGGTCAACAGCAGGCACAACGGGATTACCTTCTGCACCGGCTCCTACGGCGCGGACCGGAGCAACGATTTAATCGGCATGATTGAACATATGAAGGACCGCATTCATTTTGTGCACGCCAGAAACGTGCGGTGGACAAGCGAAAAATCGTTTCAGGAAACGTCGCATTCCGTGCACGACGGCTCGCTCGATATGGTCGGCATCATGCAGAAGCTGATTGAGGTGGGCTACGAAGGCCCGATCCGCCCGGATCACGGACGGATGATCTGGGGCGAAGAAGGCCGGCCGGGCTACGGGTTGTACGACCGGGCACTCGGCGCGGTATATCTTAACGGCATTATCGATGCTGTGCAGGAGAGGAGATAA
- a CDS encoding class F sortase: MHAVARALLHSILFAVLILFLTGSSEEFTEAETAYSEASIEGAEAPEIGKRTETQTAALSRESISPSAISISSIGVEAAVDDMGYTENGGMEVPDNGEDTGWFSPGFKPGQQGNAVIAGHVNDRSGPAVFYHLDKLEQGDLIEVTGESGETITFEMKSAASYPYDDAPIQQIFGASSERSLQLITCTGEFDNDAGTHRQRLVVTASVVEE; the protein is encoded by the coding sequence ATGCACGCCGTCGCGCGGGCGCTTCTTCATAGCATTCTCTTCGCTGTCCTGATTCTTTTTTTAACCGGAAGCTCTGAAGAATTCACGGAAGCGGAAACAGCTTATTCGGAAGCGTCAATAGAAGGGGCAGAAGCTCCGGAGATCGGGAAGCGGACAGAGACACAAACAGCAGCTTTATCTCGAGAGTCGATTTCACCGTCAGCCATCAGCATAAGCTCGATTGGTGTGGAAGCGGCGGTGGATGATATGGGATATACGGAAAACGGGGGAATGGAAGTGCCCGATAACGGGGAGGATACCGGCTGGTTCTCGCCGGGATTCAAGCCGGGGCAGCAGGGGAATGCGGTCATCGCAGGACATGTGAATGACCGCTCCGGTCCTGCTGTGTTTTACCATCTGGATAAACTCGAGCAGGGAGATTTGATTGAAGTAACCGGTGAGTCCGGGGAAACGATTACTTTTGAAATGAAATCCGCTGCATCTTATCCGTATGACGATGCCCCGATTCAGCAGATTTTCGGAGCATCGAGCGAGCGTTCGCTGCAGTTGATCACATGTACCGGAGAGTTTGACAACGATGCCGGTACTCACAGGCAAAGACTGGTGGTAACCGCTTCTGTTGTGGAAGAGTAA
- a CDS encoding DUF4282 domain-containing protein, giving the protein MYSFLNFNKMITPMIIKIIFFIGVGLSILVGIFQIGAGVASDYGGGAQVLLGLITLVLGPLFTRIYCELLIVFFKMQESLHDINTKLSKFESNNSGDL; this is encoded by the coding sequence ATGTATAGTTTCTTAAACTTTAATAAAATGATTACGCCGATGATTATTAAAATAATCTTTTTTATCGGAGTTGGGTTGTCAATTTTGGTTGGGATATTCCAAATCGGCGCAGGGGTTGCCAGTGATTATGGTGGAGGCGCCCAAGTACTGCTCGGATTGATAACTCTTGTGCTCGGGCCGTTATTTACCAGAATCTACTGTGAACTGCTGATTGTTTTCTTCAAAATGCAGGAGTCGCTGCATGATATTAATACGAAGCTGTCCAAATTTGAATCGAACAATTCTGGGGACTTATAA
- a CDS encoding TrkH family potassium uptake protein, with the protein MTVLSWLMRSMTPPQILASGFIIVIAIGTALLMLPVSVTGPISFIDALFTAASATTVTGLVTVSPGNGFTVFGQTVIMVMIQLGGLGFMAVTVFIVLLLGKRIGLRSRLLVQESLNQPAMGGVVKLVKILVIFSLTVESASAAALATQWVPEYGWSEGLFYSVFHAVSAFNNAGFALWDSNLMQYAGNPAVNIAISSSFIIGGIGFTVLYDVWEKRKFRTLTLHSKLMIVGTLVLNAAAVTIVFLFEYINPQTTTSLSLGEQLWTSYFQAVSPRTAGFNTVNIADMQIQTIVFIMMLMFIGAGSASTASGIKLTTFLVIVLAAVKYIKREEDLTAFRRRIAPAIIERALAITVLGFAVVFSGIFILSLTEQAPFEQIVFEVFSAFGTVGLTMGLTEALSTIGKVVIIGIMFVGRVGSVTLAFSLAKPKKTHVRYPQGDIFTG; encoded by the coding sequence ATGACTGTTCTATCATGGTTGATGCGGAGCATGACGCCTCCGCAGATTCTTGCTTCCGGTTTCATCATCGTTATAGCCATCGGCACGGCTCTTCTGATGCTCCCTGTTTCCGTAACGGGTCCGATCAGTTTCATTGATGCGCTGTTTACAGCAGCATCCGCCACGACTGTGACCGGTCTGGTGACGGTCAGCCCGGGAAACGGCTTCACGGTGTTCGGCCAGACCGTGATTATGGTTATGATTCAGCTCGGCGGGCTCGGGTTTATGGCGGTTACGGTATTTATTGTACTTCTGCTCGGTAAACGCATCGGCCTCCGCAGCCGGCTTCTCGTGCAGGAGTCGCTGAACCAGCCGGCGATGGGCGGCGTCGTGAAGCTGGTAAAGATTCTGGTGATTTTTTCCCTGACTGTGGAATCGGCCTCCGCAGCCGCACTTGCCACCCAGTGGGTGCCGGAGTACGGCTGGAGCGAGGGCCTGTTCTACAGCGTGTTTCACGCGGTGTCTGCCTTTAATAATGCCGGGTTTGCGCTCTGGGACAGCAACCTGATGCAGTATGCCGGCAATCCGGCGGTGAATATTGCGATCTCCTCTTCGTTCATTATTGGCGGCATCGGCTTCACAGTATTGTACGACGTGTGGGAAAAACGGAAATTCCGCACGCTGACGCTGCATTCGAAATTGATGATCGTCGGCACGCTCGTGCTGAATGCTGCAGCTGTGACTATCGTATTTTTGTTTGAATATATTAATCCGCAGACTACGACCTCGCTTTCGCTTGGGGAGCAGCTGTGGACCTCTTATTTTCAGGCGGTGTCGCCTAGAACGGCCGGTTTTAATACCGTCAACATTGCCGATATGCAGATTCAGACAATCGTATTTATTATGATGCTCATGTTCATTGGCGCCGGCAGCGCTTCGACGGCAAGCGGAATTAAGCTCACGACATTTCTGGTGATCGTTCTGGCCGCGGTGAAGTATATTAAACGCGAAGAAGATTTAACCGCCTTTCGCCGCCGCATCGCCCCAGCCATTATTGAAAGGGCACTCGCGATTACGGTGCTCGGATTCGCGGTCGTCTTTTCGGGAATATTTATTTTATCGCTGACCGAGCAGGCCCCGTTTGAACAAATTGTATTCGAGGTATTTTCAGCATTCGGAACGGTCGGCCTCACGATGGGGCTCACTGAAGCCTTAAGCACGATCGGAAAAGTGGTGATCATCGGCATCATGTTTGTCGGCCGGGTGGGCTCGGTAACGCTCGCCTTTTCCCTGGCCAAGCCGAAAAAAACGCACGTGCGCTACCCGCAGGGCGATATCTTTACCGGATGA
- a CDS encoding helix-turn-helix transcriptional regulator, whose translation MKNLKLKAARAEKNLSQQELAEQSGVSRQTIGLIELGKYNPSLQLCLAICKALSKTLDDLFWED comes from the coding sequence ATGAAAAATTTGAAATTAAAAGCGGCCCGGGCCGAGAAAAATTTATCCCAGCAGGAGCTTGCTGAACAGAGTGGCGTTTCCCGGCAGACAATAGGACTAATTGAACTCGGCAAATACAACCCGAGCCTGCAGCTGTGCCTTGCGATATGCAAGGCTCTTTCCAAAACGCTTGATGATTTGTTCTGGGAGGATTGA
- a CDS encoding bifunctional 2-keto-4-hydroxyglutarate aldolase/2-keto-3-deoxy-6-phosphogluconate aldolase produces the protein MRVFHILNQMIENKVAVVIRGESPEQAVKTADACVQGGSRTLEVTFTVPDADDVLRTLGQKYPDTVVGAGTVLDSETARLAIIRGASFIVSPSFDPDVAKLCNRYAVPYLPGVMTVREATEALAYGAQVVKLFPGEMYAPSFIKTLRGPLPHLQLMPTGGVDLNNVQEWLQAGAVMVGAGGSITGPAKAGDYDEVTRLAGEFQRLAEEV, from the coding sequence ATGAGAGTATTTCATATTCTGAATCAAATGATAGAAAACAAGGTGGCTGTGGTCATTCGCGGCGAGAGTCCGGAGCAGGCGGTGAAGACCGCCGATGCCTGCGTGCAGGGTGGCTCCCGGACGCTCGAAGTTACCTTTACCGTACCGGATGCCGATGATGTGCTACGGACCCTTGGGCAAAAATATCCGGATACAGTGGTCGGGGCGGGCACCGTGCTCGACAGCGAAACGGCCCGGCTCGCGATTATCCGGGGGGCTTCCTTTATTGTGAGCCCGTCCTTTGATCCTGATGTTGCGAAGCTGTGCAACCGCTACGCCGTCCCGTATCTTCCGGGAGTGATGACCGTCCGGGAAGCGACCGAAGCGCTCGCCTACGGCGCCCAGGTGGTCAAGCTGTTCCCCGGGGAGATGTACGCCCCTTCCTTTATCAAAACGCTTCGCGGCCCGCTGCCGCACCTGCAGCTGATGCCAACCGGCGGTGTGGACCTGAATAACGTGCAGGAATGGCTGCAGGCCGGGGCCGTCATGGTCGGCGCCGGGGGATCGATTACCGGACCGGCCAAAGCCGGGGATTACGACGAAGTCACCCGGCTGGCGGGCGAATTCCAGCGGCTCGCCGAGGAGGTGTAG
- a CDS encoding SDR family oxidoreductase, producing the protein MQTPFQIPLEDKVVVITGGSGVLGSVMAEALAANGAKVAIIARNKEKVEQVARRISENGGEAAGYSGDVTDKQAMEAIYEDVKSRFGPCDILVNGAGGNNPKATTGEEYFNPEAPDSGGTFFDLDPVAVDQLFSLNFLGALIPSQVFTRDMVYDRPGSIINISSMNAYRPLTKIPAYSGAKAAVSNFTQWLAVYFSKSGVRVNAMAPGFFLTDQNRELMFSEEGVLSARAEKILSQTPQERFGEPEELVGTLLWLVDEKSSGFVNGIVVPIDGGFSAYSGV; encoded by the coding sequence ATGCAGACACCATTTCAAATTCCACTGGAGGATAAAGTTGTCGTCATCACGGGCGGAAGCGGCGTGCTCGGCTCGGTGATGGCCGAGGCGCTCGCCGCCAACGGAGCGAAAGTGGCGATTATCGCCCGCAACAAGGAAAAAGTGGAGCAGGTGGCCCGGCGGATCAGCGAAAACGGGGGAGAGGCTGCCGGCTACAGCGGCGATGTCACGGACAAGCAGGCCATGGAAGCCATTTACGAGGACGTAAAAAGCCGGTTCGGGCCGTGCGATATTCTCGTAAACGGAGCGGGCGGGAACAATCCGAAGGCAACAACCGGGGAGGAATACTTCAATCCGGAAGCGCCCGACAGCGGCGGCACCTTTTTTGACCTGGACCCTGTCGCAGTGGATCAATTGTTTTCGCTGAATTTTCTCGGCGCGCTGATTCCATCGCAGGTGTTCACCCGCGACATGGTGTACGACCGGCCGGGCTCGATTATTAATATTTCATCGATGAATGCGTACCGGCCGCTGACAAAAATCCCTGCCTACAGCGGGGCGAAGGCCGCCGTCAGCAACTTCACCCAGTGGCTGGCCGTTTACTTCTCAAAATCCGGGGTACGGGTAAATGCCATGGCTCCGGGGTTTTTCCTTACGGATCAGAACCGGGAGCTGATGTTTTCGGAGGAGGGCGTGCTGAGCGCGAGAGCGGAAAAAATACTTTCCCAGACGCCGCAGGAGCGCTTCGGGGAGCCGGAGGAGCTGGTGGGCACCCTGCTGTGGCTCGTGGACGAAAAATCCTCAGGCTTTGTGAATGGCATTGTCGTACCGATTGACGGCGGATTTTCCGCCTATTCTGGAGTGTAA